From Algoriphagus sp. NG3, the proteins below share one genomic window:
- a CDS encoding amidophosphoribosyltransferase yields MSDAIKHECGIAMIRLRKPAQYYIDKYGTAAFASNRLYVLMQKQINRGQDGAGVANVKIDTKPGTRYISRYRSVEPAAVNYIFDKINRKLKKAKKIGGHDALSDGNWLKENIAFTGEVWLGHLRYGTHGENSIETCHPFLKQNNWRSRNLVMAGNFNMTNVEELFDKLVQLGQHPKEKTDTVTVMEKIGHFLDEENQRIFDKYKHQYTNEQITQVIEDELDMARILRRSCRDFDGGYAMAGIVGNGSSFVVRDPSGIRPAYYYADEEVIVVASEKPAIKSAFNIDFNSIKEIQPGHALVINKDGSFAESEIMPAREKKSCSFERIYFSRGTDPNIYQERKNLGRALIPQILKAIDFDLKNTVFSYIPNTAETAFLGMIEGLEDYLAAKRREVFVDGKPHMGDLDELLNFRPRVEKLVSKDVKLRTFITNDDDRDSIVANVYDTTYEVIKSGIDTLVVIDDSIVRGTTLEKSILTTLDKLKPKRIIIVSSAPQIRFPDCYGIDMSKMKEFIAFRAALALIKERKIENVLDQVYESCVASPYSSENFVKGVYSSFTDDEISDKISEIVTNEDIKAEVKVIYQTVENLHKCCPDHLGDWYFTGDYPTTGGMRVVNKSFVNYIEGKTVRAY; encoded by the coding sequence ATGAGTGACGCTATCAAACACGAATGCGGCATAGCAATGATTAGATTGCGAAAACCTGCCCAGTATTACATTGATAAATATGGTACAGCAGCTTTTGCCTCTAACAGACTCTATGTCTTGATGCAAAAACAGATCAATAGAGGACAGGATGGCGCAGGTGTCGCCAATGTCAAGATTGATACCAAGCCGGGGACCCGTTATATCAGTAGGTATAGATCAGTGGAGCCCGCTGCTGTTAATTACATCTTTGACAAAATCAACCGTAAGCTCAAGAAAGCCAAAAAAATCGGCGGGCATGATGCACTTTCCGACGGGAATTGGTTGAAGGAAAATATTGCTTTCACAGGGGAAGTTTGGCTTGGGCATCTCAGGTATGGTACCCACGGAGAGAACTCAATCGAGACTTGTCACCCCTTTCTAAAACAGAATAACTGGAGAAGCCGCAACCTGGTCATGGCGGGGAATTTCAATATGACCAATGTGGAAGAGCTTTTTGACAAGCTGGTACAGCTGGGGCAGCATCCTAAAGAAAAGACCGATACCGTCACTGTAATGGAGAAAATCGGTCACTTTTTGGATGAGGAAAATCAGCGGATTTTTGACAAATACAAGCACCAGTACACCAATGAACAGATCACCCAGGTGATCGAAGATGAATTGGATATGGCCAGGATTCTGAGAAGGTCTTGTAGAGATTTTGACGGTGGATACGCAATGGCTGGTATAGTTGGGAATGGCTCTTCCTTCGTGGTGAGAGACCCTTCCGGTATCCGGCCGGCTTATTATTATGCTGATGAAGAGGTGATAGTGGTCGCCTCAGAGAAGCCAGCTATCAAATCTGCCTTCAATATAGATTTTAACTCCATCAAGGAAATCCAGCCTGGTCATGCTTTGGTGATCAATAAAGATGGTTCTTTTGCAGAATCTGAAATAATGCCTGCACGGGAGAAAAAGTCATGTTCCTTTGAGCGGATTTATTTCTCCAGAGGAACCGATCCTAATATCTACCAAGAACGGAAAAATCTTGGGAGGGCTTTGATCCCCCAGATCTTGAAGGCAATTGATTTTGACCTGAAAAACACCGTGTTTTCCTATATTCCTAATACGGCCGAAACGGCATTTCTCGGAATGATAGAAGGCTTGGAGGATTATCTGGCAGCAAAGCGAAGAGAAGTCTTTGTGGATGGTAAGCCTCACATGGGAGACCTGGATGAACTACTCAATTTCCGTCCTAGGGTGGAGAAACTGGTAAGTAAGGATGTGAAGCTTCGGACTTTTATCACAAATGACGATGATCGGGATTCTATTGTAGCCAATGTATATGATACTACATACGAAGTAATCAAGTCAGGTATTGACACTCTTGTGGTCATAGATGACAGTATAGTGCGGGGGACTACTCTTGAGAAAAGTATCTTGACCACTTTGGATAAATTGAAGCCGAAACGCATCATCATTGTTTCCTCGGCTCCACAGATAAGATTCCCGGATTGCTATGGCATAGATATGTCTAAAATGAAGGAATTTATTGCTTTCAGAGCTGCTTTGGCATTGATCAAGGAAAGAAAGATAGAGAACGTTTTAGATCAGGTTTACGAGTCTTGTGTCGCCTCACCATATTCTTCAGAGAATTTTGTAAAGGGAGTCTATAGCTCCTTCACCGATGATGAGATATCTGATAAGATATCCGAGATCGTCACCAACGAGGATATCAAAGCTGAGGTAAAAGTGATCTACCAAACAGTAGAAAATCTTCACAAATGTTGTCCGGATCATTTGGGGGATTGGTACTTCACAGGAGATTACCCTACCACAGGTGGAATGAGAGTCGTCAATAAGTCTTTTGTCAATTACATTGAAGGCAAAACTGTAAGAGCTTACTGA
- a CDS encoding M42 family metallopeptidase: MDINVGLLKDICEIAGAPGFEKRVRDLVIDLVTPLVDEVKVDNIGNVIALKKSRRNPDGKRVMVAAHMDEIGFIVTHIDDCGFLRFHTLGGFDPKTLTAQRVIVHGKKDLVGVMGSKPIHVMSPEEKTKLPKTTDFFIDLGMPKEEVEKYISVGDPVTRDRELIEMGDCVNCKSIDNRVAVFILIETLKQLEDPAYDVYATFTVQEEVGLRGANVAAHGINPDFGIALDTTIAFDVPGAQPHEKVTELGKGTAIKIMDAMTICDYRMVEFMKQTAEKEEISWQPEILVAGGTDTAGVQRMGKQGAIAGAISIPTRHLHQVIEMAHKKDIADSIALLKACLEQTDQYDWKH, translated from the coding sequence ATGGATATAAACGTTGGTCTTCTAAAAGATATATGTGAAATCGCAGGGGCTCCGGGCTTTGAAAAAAGAGTTCGTGATTTAGTGATAGACTTAGTCACTCCGCTGGTGGATGAGGTGAAAGTAGATAACATAGGTAATGTCATTGCGCTTAAAAAAAGCAGGAGAAATCCCGACGGAAAGCGTGTGATGGTGGCAGCCCACATGGATGAAATCGGATTTATCGTCACCCATATTGATGATTGCGGTTTTTTAAGATTTCATACGCTCGGTGGATTTGATCCGAAAACCCTTACTGCCCAGCGGGTAATAGTACATGGTAAAAAGGATCTGGTGGGCGTGATGGGAAGTAAACCTATACATGTGATGTCTCCAGAGGAAAAAACCAAGCTTCCAAAGACTACAGATTTCTTTATAGATCTGGGCATGCCCAAAGAAGAGGTGGAGAAATACATCAGTGTAGGTGATCCGGTCACTCGAGATCGGGAATTGATAGAGATGGGAGACTGTGTGAATTGTAAGTCCATAGATAATAGAGTAGCTGTATTTATTTTGATAGAGACATTAAAGCAGCTGGAGGATCCTGCATATGATGTGTATGCCACCTTTACTGTACAGGAGGAAGTAGGCCTTCGGGGAGCGAATGTAGCGGCACACGGGATCAACCCTGATTTTGGGATTGCTTTGGATACTACCATTGCGTTTGATGTGCCCGGTGCCCAGCCTCATGAAAAAGTGACAGAATTGGGAAAAGGAACTGCTATCAAAATAATGGATGCCATGACTATCTGCGATTATAGAATGGTGGAGTTTATGAAACAGACTGCGGAAAAGGAGGAAATATCCTGGCAGCCTGAGATTTTAGTCGCTGGAGGTACTGACACCGCAGGAGTACAGCGAATGGGAAAGCAAGGGGCAATCGCTGGAGCGATTTCTATCCCTACACGGCACTTGCATCAGGTAATAGAGATGGCGCATAAGAAGGATATTGCAGATTCGATTGCTTTGCTGAAAGCATGCCTAGAGCAGACAGACCAATACGACTGGAAACACTGA
- a CDS encoding phosphatase domain-containing protein: MAIVKQDKITVEPFLAFGNEEVVFLKGRVIRAYREKRPSSRNNWLKNIIAAIRRYSGSSVPNAKVEVSFQDKTHVVSTDEDGVFELHIGECPPNENSSDIVTFQVLEPASKKSPVAHLEVVRYRGDTGVISDIDDTIIISHSTDIGKKFWLSVSKNAFTRRPLPGVSEFYKKLTDNWRLPIFYVSSSDWSLFDLIKDFLRYRHIPDGPLFLKDKHINLRNVWKSGGGDHRHKFEKIELIFNMYPQMSFYLIGDSGQEDPEIYAEVMENHPDRIKGVFIRLVDELDAERREKLSSIINMDRFHFVETSDEATAIAIKEMII, encoded by the coding sequence ATGGCTATAGTGAAACAAGACAAAATTACCGTTGAACCTTTTCTCGCCTTCGGAAATGAAGAAGTTGTTTTCTTAAAAGGAAGGGTAATCAGAGCCTACAGAGAAAAAAGGCCTTCTTCACGCAACAATTGGCTTAAAAACATCATTGCTGCAATCAGGAGATATTCGGGATCCTCCGTTCCCAATGCTAAAGTAGAGGTCTCATTTCAGGATAAAACCCATGTGGTATCTACGGATGAGGATGGGGTTTTTGAGCTTCATATTGGGGAGTGTCCACCCAATGAAAATAGTAGCGATATTGTCACCTTTCAAGTCCTTGAACCTGCTAGTAAAAAGTCTCCAGTGGCTCATTTGGAAGTGGTTCGATATAGGGGAGACACGGGAGTGATTTCGGATATAGATGATACGATCATTATCTCGCATTCCACTGATATAGGGAAAAAGTTTTGGCTTTCCGTATCCAAAAATGCTTTTACCAGAAGACCTTTGCCCGGAGTTTCTGAGTTTTATAAGAAGCTCACTGACAATTGGCGTCTGCCAATTTTCTATGTGTCCAGTAGTGACTGGTCATTGTTTGATCTGATCAAAGATTTTCTGCGTTATCGCCATATTCCCGATGGTCCGCTTTTTCTCAAAGACAAGCACATCAATCTTAGAAATGTGTGGAAATCCGGAGGTGGAGATCACCGTCATAAGTTTGAGAAAATTGAGTTGATATTCAACATGTATCCCCAGATGTCTTTTTATCTCATAGGAGATAGCGGCCAAGAAGATCCTGAAATCTATGCTGAAGTAATGGAAAACCATCCAGATAGGATCAAAGGAGTCTTTATCAGATTAGTAGATGAATTGGATGCCGAACGCCGTGAGAAACTGTCTTCTATTATAAATATGGATCGTTTTCATTTTGTGGAGACTTCCGATGAAGCAACGGCTATTGCTATTAAGGAAATGATAATTTAA